In Deltaproteobacteria bacterium, a genomic segment contains:
- the argH gene encoding argininosuccinate lyase, whose product MAAKRLWEKTGEAVDSLIHAFTVGSDPVVDKNLVCHDAVGSAAHARMLKKIGFLTSEELVALLAQLKEIFKLGQSGAFEIPFELEDVHTAIEARLVEVLGVVGKKIHTGRSRNDQVILAMRLYLRAQVASILESLGEWGNVVVERFAESGEICMPGYTHMQPAMPSSVDMWLHAFLEANICLMRDGLNVLDCLDTNPLGSAAGFGVPIPLDREFVAKTLSFSRVQRSVIDVQNTRGRYEAKVLNWCTEICFYFEKLAWDIILYSSREFGFFTLAPEMTTGSSIMPQKHNPDVLELMRARASRVRGANVELENIIAKLPSNYHRDFQYTKEPVFRALNDTAQIVAIGARVLAKLTFNREVLKKAMYADLYATYEAYRHVSNGKAFRDAYQLTADKLKANEIKSVDYEKDFLSIASATNNYFSQAQAELASLILSSHEWASRISQVEEQVLDPAYGEGRKTSMAT is encoded by the coding sequence GTTGTCGATAAAAACCTGGTATGCCATGACGCCGTAGGCTCGGCGGCGCATGCACGCATGCTAAAAAAGATTGGCTTTTTGACGTCCGAAGAACTAGTTGCGCTGCTCGCCCAGCTTAAAGAAATATTTAAGCTGGGACAGAGCGGGGCCTTTGAAATCCCATTTGAACTTGAAGATGTGCACACCGCCATTGAAGCGCGGTTAGTAGAAGTTTTAGGCGTTGTAGGAAAGAAAATTCATACTGGCCGCTCGCGAAACGACCAAGTGATTTTAGCCATGCGCTTATACTTGCGCGCACAAGTAGCTAGCATTTTAGAGAGCCTAGGCGAGTGGGGGAATGTGGTAGTAGAGCGCTTTGCCGAATCTGGCGAGATTTGCATGCCAGGCTATACGCATATGCAACCAGCTATGCCTTCAAGTGTAGACATGTGGCTGCATGCGTTTTTAGAGGCCAATATTTGTCTCATGCGCGATGGCCTCAATGTATTAGATTGCTTAGACACTAATCCGCTGGGGTCGGCCGCGGGTTTTGGCGTGCCCATTCCTTTAGATCGCGAGTTTGTTGCAAAGACTCTTAGCTTTTCTCGTGTGCAGCGAAGCGTTATCGATGTGCAAAACACTCGCGGAAGATATGAAGCTAAAGTCTTAAATTGGTGCACAGAGATTTGTTTTTATTTTGAAAAACTTGCTTGGGATATCATTCTTTACTCTAGTCGAGAGTTTGGTTTTTTTACCTTGGCCCCAGAAATGACTACGGGTTCGTCTATTATGCCCCAAAAGCACAACCCCGATGTTTTAGAACTCATGCGGGCACGGGCTTCTCGGGTTCGTGGTGCAAACGTGGAATTAGAAAATATAATTGCCAAACTTCCCTCAAATTACCACAGAGATTTTCAATACACTAAAGAGCCCGTATTTCGCGCCCTAAACGATACGGCGCAAATTGTAGCTATTGGCGCAAGAGTTTTAGCGAAGCTAACGTTTAATCGCGAGGTGTTAAAGAAGGCAATGTATGCGGATCTGTATGCTACTTATGAAGCTTATAGACACGTCTCTAATGGCAAGGCTTTCCGCGATGCCTATCAGCTTACGGCGGATAAATTAAAAGCGAACGAAATTAAGAGCGTGGATTATGAAAAAGATTTTCTAAGTATAGCTAGCGCCACTAATAACTATTTTTCACAGGCGCAAGCTGAACTAGCAAGCCTTATTCTTTCTTCTCACGAGTGGGCTTCGCGCATTTCTCAGGTGGAAGAACAAGTCCTCGATCCGGCCTATGGCGAGGGAAGAAAGACAAGCATGGCGACATAA